A window of Vigna unguiculata cultivar IT97K-499-35 chromosome 4, ASM411807v1, whole genome shotgun sequence contains these coding sequences:
- the LOC114180772 gene encoding uncharacterized protein LOC114180772, protein MAGQSEYPDILSNFSEDELVTNQYTTHTTDHIGSSSHTSIEASNPVTENSLCIGMSFDTKESTVSYIKQYHIDNGYRFVVVESKSEKFICRCVDHKKGCLWRLRAAYSKRSLNWEIRKIDGIHTCLSTMQSADHVNLDSNQIGSIVMNSVKENPSIPIKSLVAEIKNRFGYSVSYDKAWNGKQKVLAKEFGDWEESYNELPRWYQVVQESNLGTIIQCTGSPRLVSGQPDPSCYIMERVFWSFGPCIQGFNYCKPVVQVDGTFLTGRYQGTLLTALAQDGSRNIFPLAFAIVEGETKEALIWFFQLLREHVTPQPNLCLITDRGKGILAALQSEEVQWEADGLQSVYCIRHIASNFNKKFKNHELKNRLKNMAYEVKQPIFDAKFAALRSHSPEVASWIDRIPLQKWTQAYDGGSRFGHMTTNLAECMNSVLKRARSLPICALIKATFERTATWFVERGVKADSMLRAGH, encoded by the exons ATGGCAGGACAAAGTGAATATCCAGATATTTTGTCTAATTTTAGTGAAGATGAGTTGGTTACCAACCAATATACAACCCATACAACAGATCATATTGGCTCATCAAGTCACACCTCAATTGAAGCTTCAAATCCAGTGACAGAAAATTCATTATGCATTGGGATGTcttttgacacaaaagagtCCACAGTGTCATATATCAAGCAATACCACATCGACAATGGTTACAGATTTGTGGTTGTTGAGAGCAAATCTGAAAAATTTATATGTCGATGTGTCGACCACAAAAAAGGCTGTCTGTGGCGTTTACGGGCTGCTTATAGCAAGCGGAGTCTGAATTGGGAGATTAGAAAGATTGACGGAATCCACACTTGTTTGTCAACCATGCAATCTGCAGATCATGTCAATCTTGATTCCAACCAAATTGGTTCTATTGTGATGAACTCTGTAAAGGAAAATCCTTCCATACCTATCAAAAGTTTAGTAGCTGAAATCAAGAATCGTTTCGGATATTCAGTTTCATATGACAAAGCTTGGAATGGTAAGCAAAAAGTGCTTGCTAAGGAGTTTGGAGATTGGGAAGAGTCTTACAATGAACTTCCCAGGTGGTATCAAGTTGTACAAGAAAGCAATCTCGGCACAATAATTCAGTGCACTGGATCTCCTAGACTTGTTAGTGGCCAACCTGACCCTTCTTGCTATATTATGGAACGCGTATTTTGGTCTTTTGGCCCATGCATTCAAGGGTTCAATTATTGCAAGCCAGTTGTCCAAGTAGATGGCACATTTCTCACAGGAAGATATCAAGGGACATTGTTAACAGCACTAGCTCAAGATGGGTCACGTAATATATTCCCTTTGGCCTTCGCTATAGTGGAAGGAGAAACAAAGGAGGCCTTGATATGGTTTTTTCAACTCTTAAGGGAGCACGTTACACCACAACCAAACCTCTGCTTGATAACAGACAGGGGGAAAGGCATATTGGCGGCCCTACAATCTGAAGAAGTACAATGGGAAGCAGATGGATTGCAATCAGTATACTGCATACGTCATATTGCTTccaatttcaacaaaaaattcaagaatcaCGAATTGAAAAACCGGTTAAAGAATATGG CTTACGAGGTCAAACAACCCATATTCGATGCTAAATTTGCGGCTTTGAGATCACATTCACCAGAAGTGGCATCTTGGATCGATAGgataccactacaaaaatggactCAGGCCTACGACGGGGGTAGTAGATTCGGACACATGACAACAAACCTGGCAGAATGTATGAATTCTGTTTTGAAAAGAGCTCGTTCATTACCAATTTGTGCCCTAATTAAGGCAACATTTGAAAGGACCGCAACATGGTTTGTTGAGAGAGGGGTTAAGGCAGACTCCATGTTACGAGCAGGCCACTAG
- the LOC114182585 gene encoding receptor-like protein EIX2, whose protein sequence is MRRYSLKILYAALLLFHASGFSLGFTTPIKPSPDAKCREKEREALLNFKQSLVDDYGILSTWTYNQNNTDCCNWKGIQCNHRTGHVILLHLSDTQLKGAINLTSLVPLQYIQHLDLSDSNFVLNYIPEAIGSFTNLKYLNLSSCEFDGRIPFQLGNLSLLRCLDLGNNILQGPIPFQIGNLRHLQYLDLRWNFLSGEIPFQLTNLKQLQYLNLGENSLSGAIPFELRNLKRLHFLNLAGNTLSGAIPFRNENLPNLQTLGLGGDFNIEAEDSEWLSNLHSLTTLELSSLHNLSTSPKWLQAINALIPNLVELRLVHCSLSDTNIKTLFLSHSNFSTSLTILDLSSNVLTSSTFQLLSNFSLNLQELYLTENHIALSSFLFSNFPSIDILDLSLNNLSASVFQGNFSFGSKLRKLRLCNCSLTDRSFPIAYASTINSSSSLVILDLSSNLLKSSTMFYWLLNCTNNLQTLYLSDNMLEGPIPDGFGKVMNSLKHFYVSDNRLQGKIPSFFGNMCRLQTLYLGNNKLNGEFSQFFQNSSWCNRHVFQNLDLSYNQITGKIPKSITLLSELENLYLDGNSLEGDVTESHLSNFSKLQSLSLSYNTLSVRFVSSWVPPFQATTLSLASCKLGPSFPGWLQTQNSLIWLDISDNELNDSVPVWFWNKLQTLSGLNMSHNNLNGKIPDIPLKLLYRPSIILNANQFEGALPSFLLQASGLFISKNKFSDLYSFLCYKIMVPYLATLDLSNNQIKGQIPDCWQSLNQLLFLDLSNNELSGNIPISMGNLFKLEALVLRNNKLTGELPSSLKNCTNLFMLDVGENKLSGPIPSWLGESMQQLIILNMQGNHLSEHFPIQLCYLRHIQLLNLSRNKLSKAIPACLKNFTVMSEKSINRSETQRLIYEYNTATYSEIYGFFVSLAYRLDITWVWKGVEQVFTDPQLNLKSIDLSSNNFTGEIPKEVVCLVGLVSLNLSRNNLSGEIPSEIGNLSSLESLDLSRNHLHGKIPSSLSQLDFLGKLDLSYNSLSGRIPLGRHLQTFEGSSFEGNIDLCGEEINKSCPGENRTAKAEAATEKDGDDYDFFEALYMSMGVGFFVGFWGLLGPILIWKPWRIAYLSFLNKFTN, encoded by the coding sequence ATGAGGCGTTACTCTCTCAAAATATTATATGCTGCTCTCCTTTTATTCCATGCCTCAGGATTTTCTCTCGGATTCACAACGCCAATCAAACCAAGTCCTGATGCAAAGTGCAGAGAGAAGGAGAGAGAAGCACTCCTCAACTTCAAACAAAGCCTCGTAGATGACTATGGCATACTCTCTACATGGACATACAATCAAAATAATACAGATTGCTGCAATTGGAAAGGCATTCAATGCAACCATCGAACTGGTCATGTAATTCTACTTCATCTTTCGGATACACAATTGAAAGGTGCAATCAATCTCACTTCACTCGTTCCCTTGCAATATATTCAACATCTGGACCTCAGCGATAGTAATTTTGTGTTGAATTACATCCCAGAAGCCATTGGCTCTTTCACCAACTTAAAATATCTCAACCTCTCATCTTGTGAATTTGATGGGAGGATTCCTTTCCAACTTGGAAATCTTTCACTTCTAAGGTGTCTAGACCTTGGAAACAATATTCTTCAAGGACCAATTCCTTTTCAGATCGGGAATCTTAGACACTTACAATATCTTGATCTTCGATGGAATTTTCTATCTGGAGAAATCCCATTCCAACTTACGAATCTCAAGCAGCTACAATATCTTAATCTTGGAGAGAATTCTCTGTCCGGAGCCATCCcatttgaacttaggaatctcaAGCGACTACACTTTCTTAATCTTGCAGGTAACACTCTTTCTGGAGCCATCCCTTTTCGGAATGAGAATCTTCCTAACTTACAAACTCTTGGGTTAGGCGGTGATTTCAATATAGAAGCTGAGGATTCAGAGTGGTTGTCTAATCTCCACTCTTTAACAACTCTAGAGTTGAGTTCATTGCATAATCTCAGCACCTCGCCCAAGTGGCTACAAGCTATCAATGCGCTCATTCCAAACTTAGTAGAGTTGAGGCTTGTTCATTGTTCTCTTTCAGATACTAATATCAAAACTTTGTTTCTTTCTCATTCCAACTTTTCAACTTCTCTTACTATCCTTGATCTGTCTTCTAATGTGCTAACTTCCTCAACATTTCAACTGTTATCAAATTTTAGCCTTAATCTACAAGAGCTTTATCTTACAGAAAATCACATTGCATTgtcatcttttcttttctcaaattttcCATCTATTGATATACTTGATCTCTCTTTGAATAATCTATCAGCATCAGTATTTCAAGGCAATTTTAGTTTTGGCTCTAAACTACGAAAGCTTCGTCTGTGTAACTGCAGTCTTACAGATCGAAGTTTTCCTATTGCCTATGCTTCCACAATTAATTCTTCCTCTTCCCTTGTCATACTCGATCTCTCCTCAAATCTATTGAAATCATCTACAATGTTTTACTGGCTTCTGAACTGTACCAATAATCTTCAGACCCTTTACCTTTCTGACAACATGTTAGAAGGTCCCATTCCAGATGGATTTGGAAAAGTAATGAACTCTCTCAAACACTTTTATGTCTCCGACAACAGACTACAAGGAAAGATTCCGTCTTTCTTTGGGAACATGTGCAGATTGCAGACCTTATACCTCGGAAATAACAAGTTGAATGGGGAATTTTCTCAATTCTTTCAAAATTCTTCATGGTGCAATAGACACgtatttcaaaatttggatttATCATATAACCAAATTACTGGCAAGATACCAAAAAGCATCACATTGCTATCTGAGTTGGAGAATTTATACTTGGATGGGAATTCTTTAGAGGGTGATGTCACTGAATCTCATCTTTCTAATTTTTCCAAATTACAAAGCTTATCCTTATCCTACAACACATTGTCTGTAAGATTTGTCTCTAGTTGGGTTCCTCCTTTTCAAGCAACAACATTGAGTTTAGCATCTTGCAAGCTAGGTCCGAGTTTTCCTGGTTGGCTCCAGACACAAAATTCCTTAATATGGCTAGATATATCTGATAATGAGCTTAATGATTCTGTACCAGTATGGTTTTGGAACAAGTTGCAAACTTTGAGTGGGTTAAACATGTCTCACAATAATCTCAATGGGAAAATTCCTGATATACCATTGAAGCTTCTTTACAGACCATCTATAATTCTGAATGCAAATCAATTTGAGGGTGCACTTCCATCATTTTTGCTGCAAGCTTCAGGGTTGTTCatctctaaaaataaattttcagatttgtattctTTCTTATGTTACAAAATCATGGTACCGTATTTGGCAACCTTAGATTTATCAAACAATCAAATAAAGGGGCAAATCCCTGATTGTTGGCAATCTTTAAACCAATTACTATTTCTTGATTTGAGCAACAATGAGTTGTCTGGGAATATTCCCATCTCCATGGGGAACCTTTTTAAATTAGAAGCGTTGGTTTTACGAAATAATAAGTTAACAGGTGAACTGCCTTCCAGTTTGAAGAATTGCACTAACTTATTTATGTTGGATGTGGGAGAAAATAAGTTGTCTGGTCCAATACCATCATGGCTTGGAGAAAGCATGCAGCAATTGATAATCTTGAACATGCAAGGGAATCACTTATCTGAACATTTTCCAATTCAACTTTGTTATTTAAGGCATATTCAATTGTTGAATCTCTCCAGGAATAAGTTATCAAAAGCAATTCCAGCATGCTTAAAGAATTTTACTGTCATGTCTGAAAAGAGCATCAACAGAAGTGAAACTCAGCGCCTTATATATGAGTACAATACTGCTACTTATAGTGAAATATACGGTTTCTTCGTGTCTTTGGCCTACAGGCTTGACATAACGTGGGTGTGGAAAGGTGTGGAACAGGTGTTCACAGATCCCCAATTGAATCTTAAGAGTATTGATCTCTCAAGCAATAATTTCACAGGTGAAATACCTAAAGAAGTTGTGTGTTTGGTTGGGCtggtttctttaaatttatcaagaaacAATTTGAGTGGAGAAATTCCTTCTGAGATTGGAAATTTAAGTTCACTTGAATCTCTTGACTTGTCAAGAAATCATTTGCATGGTAAAATTCCTTCTTCCCTTTCCCAACTTGATTTCTTAGGAAAACTAGACTTGTCATACAACTCTCTTTCTGGGAGAATTCCATTGGGAAGACATTTGCAGACCTTTGAAGGCTCTAGTTTTGAAGGAAACATTGATCTTTGTGGTGAAGAAATCAACAAAAGTTGTCCTGGAGAGAATAGAACAGCAAAGGCAGAAGCAGCAACAGAAAAGGATGGAGATGATTATGATTTCTTTGAAGCGTTATACATGAGCATGGGAGTAGGATTCTTTGTAGGATTTTGGGGCTTATTAGGACCAATTCTAATTTGGAAACCTTGGAGAATTGCTTACCTGAGCTTCTTGAACAAATTCACAAACTGA